AGATCGTTACCGAAGCTGGCGGTACTATGAATGGTACCACCAACAGCGATCGCACCAACTACTATCAAACAGTACCAGTAAACCAACTGGAAAAAATGCTGTGGTTAGAATCAGATCGCATGGGTTACCTACTCGATGCGGTAACACAGGAAAAATTCGAAGTTCAGCGTGAAACCGTTAAGAACGAGCGTGGTCAACGCGTCGACAATGCACCTTATGGCCGCTTAGGCGAAATCAAAGCGCGCGCAATGTATCCAAAAGGTCACCCATACTCATGGCCGGTAATTGGCTACATGGCCGACTTAAATCGCGTAAACGTAAATGACCTAAAAGCCTTCTTCTTGAAATGGTACGGTCCAAACAACGCGACCCTAACCATTGGCGGTGACATCAACGTTGCAGAAACTATGCAGCTAGTGAACAAGTACTTTGGCGACATCACGCCGGGTCCTCAAGTAATACCACAAGATAAAACGCTGATTAATCTACCACGCGATCGTTACGTATCTTTCGAAGACAACGTTAGCCTACCGCTTGTTTACATGAGTTTCCCAACGGCTTACGCCCGTCATGAAGACGAAGCAGCACTTGATTTACTTGCGCAAATCTTAGGTGGCGGTAAAACATCACTGCTCTACAAAAACCTCGTTAAATCACGTCTTGCGGTACAAACGTCGGCAACACATCCTTGTCAAGAACTCGCCTGTACCTTCGATTTATACGCCCTACCTCACCCTGCAAGTGGCAAGAGTTTAGGCGAAATTGAAAAAATCATGCGCAAGACCATTAGCGAATTTGAAACACGCGGCGTGATGGACGATGACCTAGCAAAAGCCAAAGCACAAATGGAAGCGAGCTTTATCTTCGGCCTACAAAGTGTACAAGGTAAAGTAGCGCAACTTGCCGCATACGAAACCTTCACTGGCGATGCCAATTACATCGAAAAAGACATTGCGCGTTACAACAACGTTAGCAAGGTAGATGTAATGCGTGTGTTTAACCGCTACATCAAAAACAAACCGTCTGTTATCGTTTCAGTTGTGCCAAACGGCCAAGGCGCTATGGTGGCTAAGGCTGATAACTATGAGCCACAAATCACTAAGTTAAGTGGTGAATCAACCACTAGTGCAGCTGATTTAAAAATGCGTGATAACCCAAATACCTTTGATCGCAGCAAGCAGCCTAAAGCGGGCGCAATTAAAGCGGTTGACGTACCAAGCTACTGGACAGAAACATTCGACAACGGAATTAGCGTACTAGGCAGTGTTAGTAACGAAACACCAACGACTTCGTTACTATTGCGCATTCCAAATGGTCACTTCACTGAAAACAGTGCTAAAGCGGGTATTACCTCTTTGACTGCACAAATGATGAATGAAGGCACCAAGAACTATTCAGCAGAGCAAATGAGTAAAGCGCTACAAAAACTAGGTAGCTCTATATCTTTCTCAGCAGGCAACATGTACACCAGCGTGTTCGTAAGCTCGTTAACGAAGAACCTTGATCAAACCATCGATTTGTTAAACGAGAAATTGTTTAACCCAGTGTTTAAAGAAGCTGATTTTGAGCGCATTAAGGCCAACCAAATCGAAGGCCTAATCAATGCACAAAAAGACGCAGGTTCACTATCGCGTAACGCATTTAGAGCACTGATGTTCCAAGGCACTATCGCTGCCCTACCAACCGCAGGTACTGTTGATTCACTTAAGCGTTTAACCATTGAAGATGTGGAGCAATATTACAACCGCAACTACAAG
This DNA window, taken from Psychrobium sp. MM17-31, encodes the following:
- a CDS encoding pitrilysin family protein yields the protein MKKWMISAVALAITACSQSPKTDDVNIAGVKFVEKVSAQPGKTTIPYKKFQLANGLTVILHEDKSDPLVHVDVTYHVGSAREDLGMSGFAHFFEHMMFQGSENVGDDEHFKIVTEAGGTMNGTTNSDRTNYYQTVPVNQLEKMLWLESDRMGYLLDAVTQEKFEVQRETVKNERGQRVDNAPYGRLGEIKARAMYPKGHPYSWPVIGYMADLNRVNVNDLKAFFLKWYGPNNATLTIGGDINVAETMQLVNKYFGDITPGPQVIPQDKTLINLPRDRYVSFEDNVSLPLVYMSFPTAYARHEDEAALDLLAQILGGGKTSLLYKNLVKSRLAVQTSATHPCQELACTFDLYALPHPASGKSLGEIEKIMRKTISEFETRGVMDDDLAKAKAQMEASFIFGLQSVQGKVAQLAAYETFTGDANYIEKDIARYNNVSKVDVMRVFNRYIKNKPSVIVSVVPNGQGAMVAKADNYEPQITKLSGESTTSAADLKMRDNPNTFDRSKQPKAGAIKAVDVPSYWTETFDNGISVLGSVSNETPTTSLLLRIPNGHFTENSAKAGITSLTAQMMNEGTKNYSAEQMSKALQKLGSSISFSAGNMYTSVFVSSLTKNLDQTIDLLNEKLFNPVFKEADFERIKANQIEGLINAQKDAGSLSRNAFRALMFQGTIAALPTAGTVDSLKRLTIEDVEQYYNRNYKPKRAQLIAVSNLGEQALVNKFNRLKSWKGHTGVTELNLLPPSYAKNTVYLVNKDNAAQSAIRVGQRAIKEDITGEYYELGLMNFPIGGNFNSRINMNLREDKGYTYGAGSTFYGNKFGGAMVVSAAVRADATIASLKEIIKELKDYRENGITDEELAFMRAAINQQDALKYETPNAKLNFLAQIIEHDLTPAFVKERANIVSNISKERINSLARQYLNIDDMAIVIVGDAKTLKPQLQEMGYNVVDYTAP